From the genome of Leptolyngbyaceae cyanobacterium, one region includes:
- a CDS encoding protein kinase: MTSALLNNRYRIIQALGKGGFGETFLAEDTHMPSRRLCVIKQLKPVITNNPQIYQIVQERFEREAAILEQLGEGNHQIPKLYAYFAENGQFHLVQEWIEGVTLTEKLQQEGLVDETVVREILLSLLPVLDYIHSRGIIHRDIKPSNIILRKRDRKPVLIDFGIAKETMSTTIDDAGEITSSIVVGTKGFMPPEQAAGKPVFASDIYSLGLTAIYLLTGKRPHELETNLQTGETSYNSETKNISSNLAIVLNKAVRSNHKERYPTAREMLVALEPVDRIHHSPQINQSSPILPSSQSAITEAHEGETATFVTNAQTKATTQISYTRQECRNRQILLNKVKNYWIKGVLESSLHGKALIELGLEKRLDAVERPWGLVWETTNSSRQTLPPKTKLIHQFDKLGEGRTLLILGEPGGGKTTTLLELARDLINRAEGDINHPIPVLFNLSSWTNEKIGLIKKKAVASFADWLVQELNTKYQVSQQIGQSWVKNQELILMLDGLDEVSANRRELCVQAINSFMQENGQTEIVVCCRIEDYEALSNRLKCQAAIVIQPLTIEQIHQYLAAAGDDLTAVNQALSADSILQELARSPLMLSIITLAYRGMSITELPEMNLEQRRQHLFNNYVKRMFERRTTKFKYSKEQAMHWLIWLAKKMVEDSQTVFLIERMQPKWLSNQIQKQVYFVGLLIAFIIIGGLIGQMLLPIKRVIFWLILVGIILSYLFGINQINPVESLKWSWKNARNNILGSLIIGALLGFLLRIPYELIFRPQQWQIFAPHLIHFQLYSLTRATVFGMSIGLIFGLVRGLTAPSIDENVTVPNQGIWQSAKNALIFGVLGFLVLGIAAKILNWSIFFWGTFGLSFGMVMGGGEACLKHFILRLVLYFNGYIPWNYARFLDYASERIFLQKVGGGYIFVHRLLLEHFAQTPER; the protein is encoded by the coding sequence ATGACATCAGCGCTGTTAAACAACCGCTATCGCATCATTCAGGCGCTAGGAAAAGGTGGATTTGGCGAAACCTTTCTGGCGGAAGACACTCATATGCCTTCCCGCCGTTTGTGCGTGATTAAACAACTAAAACCCGTCATTACCAATAATCCCCAAATTTACCAAATCGTGCAAGAGCGATTTGAACGGGAAGCGGCGATTTTAGAGCAGTTAGGGGAAGGTAATCACCAAATTCCTAAATTGTATGCTTATTTTGCTGAAAACGGACAATTCCACTTAGTACAAGAGTGGATAGAAGGGGTTACTCTGACTGAAAAATTGCAGCAAGAGGGACTAGTTGACGAGACAGTAGTTAGAGAAATTCTTTTAAGTCTTTTGCCAGTACTTGATTATATTCACAGTCGAGGAATTATTCATCGCGATATTAAACCTAGCAATATTATTTTAAGGAAGCGAGATCGCAAACCTGTTTTAATTGATTTTGGTATTGCTAAAGAAACGATGAGTACCACAATTGACGATGCTGGAGAAATTACTAGCTCGATTGTAGTTGGTACAAAAGGTTTTATGCCACCGGAACAAGCTGCTGGTAAACCAGTGTTTGCTAGCGATATTTATAGCTTGGGTTTAACAGCAATTTATCTGCTCACAGGGAAACGTCCCCACGAATTAGAAACCAATTTACAAACAGGGGAAACTAGTTATAATTCAGAAACCAAAAATATTAGTTCTAACTTAGCAATTGTATTAAATAAAGCAGTGCGATCGAATCACAAAGAACGCTATCCCACTGCCAGAGAAATGCTAGTTGCTTTAGAACCAGTCGATCGCATACACCATTCACCACAAATTAACCAATCTTCTCCTATTTTACCATCATCTCAGTCAGCCATAACCGAAGCCCACGAAGGAGAAACAGCCACTTTCGTTACCAACGCTCAAACCAAAGCAACTACCCAAATTTCTTATACCAGACAAGAGTGCCGCAACCGCCAAATCTTACTAAACAAAGTTAAAAATTACTGGATTAAGGGAGTGTTGGAAAGTTCATTACATGGCAAAGCGCTGATTGAACTTGGTTTGGAAAAACGGTTAGATGCAGTCGAGCGTCCTTGGGGATTAGTTTGGGAAACAACAAATTCGTCCAGGCAAACTTTACCCCCCAAAACTAAGTTAATCCACCAATTCGATAAATTAGGAGAAGGACGCACTTTACTGATATTAGGAGAACCGGGAGGCGGTAAAACAACTACGCTTCTAGAACTTGCACGAGATTTAATAAATCGCGCTGAAGGAGATATAAATCATCCCATTCCCGTGTTGTTTAACTTATCCTCTTGGACGAATGAAAAAATAGGTTTAATCAAGAAAAAAGCCGTAGCGTCTTTTGCCGATTGGTTAGTTCAAGAACTCAATACTAAATATCAAGTTTCTCAACAAATCGGGCAAAGTTGGGTAAAAAATCAAGAATTAATTTTGATGTTAGACGGTTTAGATGAAGTTAGTGCTAACCGTCGGGAATTGTGCGTGCAAGCCATCAATTCATTTATGCAAGAAAACGGACAAACAGAAATTGTCGTTTGTTGCAGGATCGAAGATTACGAAGCGCTGTCCAATCGTCTGAAATGTCAAGCAGCAATTGTCATTCAACCTTTAACGATCGAGCAAATTCATCAATACTTAGCTGCTGCTGGTGATGATTTAACCGCCGTCAATCAAGCATTATCAGCAGATAGCATCCTCCAAGAGTTAGCGCGATCGCCTTTAATGCTAAGTATAATTACTCTAGCATACCGGGGAATGTCAATCACCGAATTACCGGAAATGAATTTAGAACAACGCCGCCAACATCTATTTAACAACTATGTTAAAAGAATGTTCGAGCGGCGAACTACTAAATTTAAATATTCAAAAGAGCAAGCCATGCACTGGCTGATTTGGCTAGCAAAAAAAATGGTTGAAGATTCCCAAACAGTATTTTTAATCGAGCGAATGCAGCCAAAATGGTTATCGAATCAAATCCAAAAGCAAGTGTATTTTGTAGGTTTATTAATTGCCTTTATTATCATCGGTGGTTTAATCGGTCAAATGCTTTTACCGATTAAAAGAGTAATTTTTTGGCTCATTCTAGTAGGAATTATTCTCAGCTATCTTTTTGGTATTAATCAAATCAATCCCGTCGAATCTCTCAAATGGTCGTGGAAAAACGCTCGCAATAACATATTGGGCAGCTTGATTATCGGGGCGCTTTTGGGATTCTTACTCAGAATTCCTTACGAACTGATCTTTCGTCCCCAGCAGTGGCAAATATTTGCGCCTCATTTAATTCATTTTCAACTTTATTCATTAACTCGCGCCACGGTTTTTGGTATGAGCATCGGCTTAATTTTTGGCTTAGTGCGTGGCTTAACCGCTCCCTCTATTGACGAAAACGTAACAGTTCCCAATCAAGGCATTTGGCAATCCGCCAAAAACGCTTTAATTTTTGGTGTCTTGGGTTTTTTAGTATTGGGAATAGCCGCTAAAATATTAAATTGGTCTATTTTCTTTTGGGGAACTTTCGGATTATCCTTTGGCATGGTAATGGGCGGAGGAGAAGCTTGTTTAAAACACTTTATTTTACGCCTAGTCCTCTATTTTAACGGTTATATTCCTTGGAACTATGCCCGTTTTCTCGACTATGCCAGCGAGCGCATCTTTTTGCAAAAAGTAGGTGGCGGTTATATTTTCGTTCATAGATTATTGTTAGAACATTTCGCCCAAACTCCAGAGCGTTAA
- a CDS encoding OmpA family protein, giving the protein MKNLIKLFYLAVASSLLLAGAAYWIIRNKSPKTTIEAIPVPVSTLEIQPVATTSLEISNQPTSSTTQIETEPATTTTTEIETEATTSTTITENKPNTTEIETEPTPSPTTKLEVENQPVSPTKVEVETPPPTKITSATVERTLTELKAEKITEGIRINLPENILFDFDKYYVRAQAKPTLNKLNQLVTYYSKSTILIHGHTDSKGDDAYNQKLSQLRAAAVKYYLINVFKVPPNRLQTQGFGKTKPIAPNNNTDGSDNPPGRQKNRRVEVIIKT; this is encoded by the coding sequence ATGAAAAACCTAATTAAACTATTTTACCTAGCGGTTGCTTCATCCTTACTGCTGGCAGGAGCAGCTTATTGGATTATTCGCAATAAATCTCCTAAAACAACCATTGAAGCAATACCAGTTCCAGTTAGCACATTAGAAATTCAACCCGTTGCTACTACTAGCTTAGAAATTTCCAATCAGCCTACTAGTTCTACCACGCAAATAGAAACCGAGCCTGCCACTACCACCACTACAGAAATAGAAACAGAAGCTACTACTTCTACTACCATTACTGAAAATAAACCTAACACAACAGAGATAGAAACAGAACCTACCCCATCACCGACAACGAAACTAGAAGTAGAAAATCAACCAGTTTCCCCGACAAAGGTAGAAGTAGAAACTCCACCACCAACTAAAATAACCAGTGCTACTGTAGAACGGACACTTACCGAACTAAAAGCCGAAAAAATCACCGAAGGCATCCGCATTAACTTACCAGAAAATATATTATTTGATTTTGATAAATACTACGTTCGCGCCCAAGCCAAACCAACTCTTAATAAACTCAATCAATTAGTAACTTATTATAGTAAATCAACCATTTTAATTCACGGACACACTGACAGCAAAGGCGATGACGCTTATAATCAAAAACTATCTCAACTCAGAGCCGCCGCCGTTAAATATTATCTGATTAATGTTTTCAAAGTCCCACCTAACCGATTGCAAACACAAGGATTTGGTAAAACCAAACCAATAGCCCCCAATAATAATACCGATGGTTCTGACAACCCCCCTGGGAGACAGAAAAATCGGCGCGTTGAGGTGATTATTAAAACTTAA
- a CDS encoding RNA-guided endonuclease TnpB family protein, producing MLKAVKVRLYPNPEQQLALSKSFGCARWYWNHALNACIQHYQETGKTLKMATYKGMLPQLKKEFPWLKEDCYSAVLQCVAINLNKAYTNFFQGRAKFPRFKSKHGLQSIQYPQNVTVKGDKLVVPKIGELKAVFHRDIIGTIKTVTITKTSSDKYFASILCQTEDSTQESSGDKTLGIDLGLKDFAIVHDGEQVTKYSNPKHLKRHEKNLRKKQQKLARKTKGSKTRERHRKFVAKVHEKVSNTRQDYLHKLSRKLVDESQVIVVENLNVKGMIRNRKLSKTISDVGWGMFVNFLAYKLERKEGKLIEIDRFFPSSKKCSCCDHIVDELPLDIREWDCQNCGTHHDRDGNAASNIRTEGIRILNMDGGNPVPANGACVRPNTCKGKGQRAVKLEADTYSLEKCR from the coding sequence GTGCTAAAAGCGGTCAAGGTAAGACTCTATCCAAACCCAGAACAACAGTTGGCTTTATCGAAGTCATTTGGTTGTGCGCGTTGGTATTGGAATCACGCCTTGAACGCCTGTATTCAGCACTACCAGGAAACAGGTAAAACTTTAAAGATGGCAACTTATAAAGGGATGTTGCCTCAACTCAAGAAAGAATTTCCTTGGTTGAAAGAAGATTGCTACTCTGCTGTATTACAGTGCGTAGCAATAAATCTTAATAAGGCTTATACAAACTTTTTTCAGGGTAGAGCCAAGTTTCCTCGATTCAAGTCTAAACACGGGTTACAGTCAATCCAATATCCCCAGAACGTCACCGTTAAAGGTGATAAACTTGTTGTTCCCAAAATTGGTGAACTCAAAGCTGTATTTCACCGTGACATTATTGGGACAATCAAGACGGTAACAATCACTAAGACTTCATCAGATAAGTATTTTGCTTCTATCCTGTGCCAGACAGAAGACTCTACTCAGGAGAGTTCTGGAGACAAGACGCTAGGTATTGATTTGGGATTGAAGGATTTTGCTATTGTTCATGACGGCGAACAAGTGACCAAGTATTCTAATCCTAAACATTTGAAACGTCATGAAAAGAACTTGAGGAAGAAACAACAGAAGCTTGCTCGTAAAACTAAGGGAAGTAAAACTAGGGAAAGACACAGAAAATTTGTAGCCAAGGTTCACGAAAAAGTATCAAATACCCGCCAAGATTATTTGCATAAACTCAGCCGAAAATTGGTAGACGAAAGCCAAGTCATCGTTGTAGAGAATCTCAACGTTAAAGGGATGATAAGAAACCGAAAGCTATCAAAAACAATATCCGATGTTGGTTGGGGGATGTTTGTTAATTTCCTGGCTTATAAACTAGAGCGTAAAGAAGGTAAGTTGATAGAAATTGACCGATTTTTTCCCAGTTCTAAAAAGTGTTCATGTTGCGACCATATTGTTGATGAATTGCCACTCGATATCCGGGAGTGGGATTGCCAGAACTGTGGCACTCATCACGACAGAGATGGTAATGCAGCATCAAACATCAGAACTGAAGGCATTCGGATATTAAATATGGACGGAGGGAACCCCGTTCCTGCTAATGGAGCCTGTGTAAGACCGAATACCTGTAAAGGAAAGGGGCAACGGGCTGTGAAGTTAGAAGCCGACACTTACTCGTTAGAGAAGTGTCGGTAG
- a CDS encoding CAAD domain-containing protein, producing the protein MQDKFPSDVPKAEPAKPEATPAAATPPAAQAPAPFAKEPETTKVNVTPPPPPAEPPAPPPPPPSTPKPPAAPTAELPKIEVKVQEKEPEPLVTEMSEESPKEQWQLILGRITNFFNDPPDYLSEFFDKYKQPLTSVGLILAVFLSIKLLSGLLDSINDIPFIGPTFELIGLGYSAWFVYRYLLGARNREELSQLVTNLKEYVFGKDNQKS; encoded by the coding sequence ATGCAAGACAAATTTCCGAGCGATGTACCAAAAGCCGAACCTGCCAAACCAGAAGCAACCCCAGCCGCAGCAACACCTCCAGCTGCCCAAGCACCTGCACCATTTGCCAAAGAACCAGAAACTACAAAAGTAAATGTAACTCCACCACCCCCTCCAGCTGAACCACCCGCACCCCCACCGCCACCGCCTTCGACGCCGAAACCACCCGCCGCACCCACTGCCGAACTGCCAAAAATAGAAGTTAAAGTTCAAGAAAAAGAACCGGAACCCCTGGTTACCGAAATGTCCGAAGAATCTCCAAAAGAACAATGGCAGCTAATTTTGGGACGAATCACCAACTTTTTCAACGACCCGCCTGATTACCTGAGCGAGTTTTTCGACAAGTACAAGCAACCTTTAACTAGCGTTGGTTTGATTCTGGCTGTTTTCCTGAGTATCAAACTATTGTCAGGTTTGCTCGATTCTATTAATGACATTCCCTTCATAGGGCCAACTTTCGAGTTAATTGGTTTGGGATATTCAGCTTGGTTTGTTTACCGCTATCTACTCGGTGCAAGAAACCGCGAAGAATTATCACAACTAGTTACCAATCTCAAAGAGTACGTTTTCGGCAAAGATAATCAAAAGAGTTAA
- the metK gene encoding methionine adenosyltransferase, with translation MSRRYLFTSESVTEGHPDKICDQISDSILDALLTQDPYSRVAAEVVVNTGLVLITGEITTNAQVNYVDIARKKIAEIGYIHAENGFSANSCSVLVALDEQSPDIAQGVNAAQETREQTSDEKFDSIGAGDQGLMFGFACNETPELMPLPISLAHRISRRLAAVRKTGELSYLRPDGKTQVTVVYESGKPVGIDTILVSTQHTATIGDITETEAVQAKIKEDLWSAVVEPVFADIDIKPDANTRFLVNPTGKFVVGGPQGDSGLTGRKIIVDTYGGYSRHGGGAFSGKDPTKVDRSAAYACRYAAKNIVAAGLADKCEVQLSYAIGVARPVSIMVDTFGTGKVDDYLLLDLVKKHFELRPAGIIETFNLRKLPAERNGRFYQNVAAYGHLGRTDLDLPWEKTDKASILREEALAATGAAAH, from the coding sequence TTGTCTCGTCGCTACTTGTTCACCTCCGAATCAGTAACCGAAGGTCATCCAGATAAAATCTGCGATCAAATTTCCGACAGTATTTTAGACGCCCTACTAACCCAAGACCCCTACAGCCGCGTAGCCGCAGAAGTAGTGGTCAATACAGGCTTAGTGCTAATTACTGGAGAAATTACCACCAATGCACAAGTTAATTATGTTGATATAGCTCGAAAGAAAATTGCTGAAATTGGCTATATTCATGCAGAAAACGGTTTTTCTGCCAATAGTTGTTCCGTTCTAGTTGCTTTAGACGAACAATCCCCCGATATTGCTCAAGGGGTTAACGCCGCTCAAGAAACCCGCGAACAAACTAGCGACGAGAAATTTGACTCGATTGGCGCTGGCGACCAAGGTTTAATGTTTGGGTTTGCCTGCAATGAAACACCAGAATTAATGCCATTGCCAATTAGTTTAGCTCACCGCATTTCCCGCCGATTAGCAGCAGTCAGGAAAACAGGAGAGTTGTCTTACCTGCGTCCCGACGGTAAAACTCAGGTAACCGTTGTCTACGAAAGTGGAAAACCCGTCGGCATCGATACTATTCTGGTTTCCACCCAGCATACCGCCACCATTGGCGACATTACCGAAACGGAAGCCGTCCAAGCCAAAATCAAAGAAGACCTCTGGAGTGCAGTAGTAGAACCTGTTTTTGCCGATATTGACATCAAGCCAGATGCCAACACTCGCTTTTTGGTAAACCCCACCGGCAAATTCGTCGTTGGTGGCCCTCAAGGAGACTCCGGCCTCACCGGTCGTAAAATTATTGTCGATACCTACGGTGGTTACTCCCGTCACGGTGGCGGTGCTTTCTCCGGTAAAGACCCCACCAAAGTAGACCGTTCTGCTGCTTATGCTTGTCGTTATGCGGCTAAAAATATCGTCGCAGCAGGTTTGGCAGATAAGTGCGAAGTGCAACTCAGTTACGCCATTGGCGTAGCTCGCCCCGTCAGCATTATGGTAGATACTTTCGGAACCGGCAAAGTAGATGATTACCTATTGCTGGATTTGGTGAAAAAGCATTTTGAACTACGTCCGGCGGGTATTATCGAAACATTTAATTTGCGTAAACTGCCAGCCGAACGGAACGGTCGTTTTTATCAAAATGTCGCCGCTTACGGTCACTTAGGACGCACGGATTTAGATTTGCCTTGGGAGAAAACCGATAAGGCATCCATATTGAGAGAAGAAGCACTAGCCGCTACTGGCGCTGCTGCTCACTAA
- a CDS encoding EAL domain-containing protein yields the protein MKRIDKSPSLGICTRCETLPSKIEHIGTLYIWFPVGHSLHKAIPALEKAALEYQILEEEQCLKIILEPDNIELFISTAVAKFTSKELKETQVLWMPGDAPPEFRDFSRVNSLNNFISLHKSEWLLDLLESERLTTYFQPIVYADDTSRIFGQEALLRGLDEQGNIINPGRIFTHAQESGLVFQVDALARQIAIREASEHRIQELIFINFSPTAVYDPTTCLRMTVRAISEAGIPHERVVFEVMESEQPPDINHLIKILKFYQDAGFLIALDDFGTGYSNLNLIHELRPDFIKLDRNLIHQVHQDSYKALITEKLLEIAQSLDIKTIAEGIEYPEELEWVRQRGANFAQGFLIAKPITPPVTKTPDINNKATSRTA from the coding sequence ATGAAGAGGATTGACAAAAGTCCTAGTTTGGGAATTTGCACCCGTTGCGAAACTCTACCTAGCAAAATAGAACACATAGGTACTCTATATATCTGGTTTCCAGTGGGACATTCCCTTCACAAAGCAATCCCTGCTTTGGAAAAAGCCGCCTTAGAATATCAAATTTTAGAAGAAGAACAGTGCTTGAAAATTATTCTCGAACCCGATAATATCGAACTATTTATCAGTACAGCAGTAGCAAAATTTACCTCTAAAGAGTTAAAAGAAACACAAGTATTGTGGATGCCTGGAGACGCACCACCCGAATTTCGCGATTTTTCTCGGGTTAATTCTCTCAATAACTTTATTAGCCTGCATAAATCGGAATGGTTGCTCGATCTACTAGAATCAGAACGGCTGACCACCTATTTTCAGCCGATCGTATATGCTGATGACACTTCTCGCATTTTCGGACAAGAGGCATTACTGCGCGGACTGGACGAACAAGGTAACATAATTAACCCCGGTCGCATCTTTACTCATGCACAAGAGAGTGGTTTGGTATTTCAAGTAGACGCCTTAGCGCGGCAAATCGCCATTCGCGAAGCAAGCGAACACCGCATCCAAGAACTAATTTTTATTAACTTTTCTCCCACCGCAGTTTACGATCCGACTACCTGCTTACGCATGACAGTACGTGCAATTAGCGAAGCAGGCATTCCCCACGAGCGCGTTGTTTTTGAAGTAATGGAATCCGAACAACCACCAGATATTAACCATCTAATCAAAATATTGAAATTTTATCAAGATGCGGGATTTTTAATCGCACTTGATGATTTTGGTACTGGTTATTCCAACTTAAACCTCATTCACGAATTACGTCCTGATTTTATTAAATTGGATCGAAACTTGATCCATCAAGTACATCAAGACTCATACAAAGCATTGATTACCGAAAAACTATTAGAAATCGCTCAAAGTTTGGATATCAAAACTATTGCTGAAGGAATAGAATATCCAGAAGAACTAGAATGGGTACGACAAAGAGGAGCAAACTTCGCTCAAGGCTTTTTGATTGCCAAACCAATTACCCCACCCGTTACCAAAACTCCCGACATTAATAATAAAGCGACATCTAGAACAGCCTAA